One region of Cydia pomonella isolate Wapato2018A chromosome 9, ilCydPomo1, whole genome shotgun sequence genomic DNA includes:
- the LOC133520935 gene encoding uncharacterized protein LOC133520935, with translation MRFRAGSGAVARQWGALCCALARHAEGAAGVLALRPRAAPLAAVAHAACHVSLRHKFLNDSELLEMLTGSLLTGDIADIVSAARAVWALAANNHKAKLLLRSARVPLAVHSAQQRLQRSTDPAAARALQLIAYTRSVLQTT, from the exons ATGCGGTTCCGGGCCGGCAGCGGCGCTGTCGCGCGGCAGTGGGGCGCGCTGTGCTGCGCGCTGGCGCGGCACGCGGAGGGCGCGGCGGGCGTGCTGGCGCTgcggccgcgcgccgcgccgctggCCGCCGTGGCGCACGCGGCCTGCCACGTCTCCCTGCGACACAAGTTTCTTAACGACT CGGAACTCCTGGAGATGCTGACAGGCAGCCTGCTCACGGGGGACATCGCTGACATCGTGTCGGCAGCCCGTGCTGTGTGGGCATTGGCTGCTAATAACCATAAG GCGAAACTTCTCCTAAGGAGCGCGCGAGTGCCGCTAGCAGTGCATTCGGCGCAGCAGCGCTTGCAAAGAAGTACGGACcccgcggcggcgcgggcgctgCAACTCATCGCGTATACGCGTTCCGTGCTGCAGACCACGTGA